The following proteins are encoded in a genomic region of Leptolyngbyaceae cyanobacterium:
- a CDS encoding aldehyde dehydrogenase family protein yields the protein MTEKISVRNPRTGNIDYWITPPSSEQIAAQCEKMRQAQIDWQKAGLERRIAALQQWKQAILARKDHLTKDLVADTGRLSVSILEIDSFISTIDRWCRQSPDLLNEEEKVTAIPFIQLQSQQVPYQLVGVISPWNFPILLSTIDTIPALLAGCAVIVKPSEIAPRFIQPLLETIADVPLLKDILTYIEGAGETGATLIEYVDLVCFTGSVATGRKVGEAAAKRFIPAFLELGGKDPAIVLESADLELATSALLWGSVVNTGQSCLSIERIYVAESIFDEFVEKLVEKSQKVKLAYPSIEEGEIGPIIAERQADIIAEHLQDALEKGAVVRCGGVVEKLNGGLWCHPTVLTQVNHGMKIMTEETFGPIMPVMQFSHIEEAINLSNDTIYGLSAAVFAGSSEEAIEVARHLDAGAISINDAGLTALVHEGEKNSFKFSGLGGSRMGAAAIKRFMRKKAFLIKTQPISDPWWFKT from the coding sequence ATGACCGAAAAAATCAGCGTTCGCAATCCAAGAACAGGCAACATCGATTACTGGATTACCCCTCCATCATCAGAGCAAATCGCCGCCCAATGTGAAAAAATGCGGCAAGCGCAAATTGACTGGCAAAAAGCAGGTTTAGAGCGGAGAATTGCCGCTTTACAACAGTGGAAACAAGCCATTTTAGCGCGGAAAGATCATCTAACTAAAGATTTAGTTGCCGACACGGGCAGATTATCAGTATCCATTCTGGAAATCGATTCATTTATTTCTACTATAGACCGTTGGTGTCGGCAATCCCCAGACTTATTAAACGAAGAAGAAAAAGTAACAGCTATTCCCTTCATTCAATTACAAAGTCAACAAGTTCCTTACCAATTAGTAGGTGTCATCAGTCCGTGGAATTTTCCCATTTTACTTTCTACAATTGATACCATACCCGCTCTCTTAGCAGGTTGTGCTGTAATCGTTAAGCCCAGCGAAATTGCACCCCGTTTCATTCAACCATTACTCGAAACTATTGCTGATGTTCCATTATTAAAAGATATACTTACCTACATCGAAGGTGCTGGAGAAACGGGTGCAACCTTAATAGAATATGTAGATTTGGTATGTTTTACTGGTAGTGTGGCCACCGGGCGAAAAGTAGGAGAAGCAGCCGCTAAAAGATTTATTCCCGCTTTTTTGGAATTGGGAGGCAAAGACCCCGCGATTGTTTTAGAATCTGCCGATTTAGAGTTAGCAACTTCCGCCCTTTTATGGGGTTCAGTTGTGAATACTGGTCAATCATGTTTATCAATCGAACGCATTTATGTAGCTGAATCTATTTTTGATGAATTTGTAGAAAAGCTAGTAGAAAAATCTCAAAAAGTTAAGCTAGCATATCCTTCTATTGAAGAGGGAGAAATCGGCCCGATCATTGCCGAAAGACAAGCAGATATTATTGCCGAACATTTACAAGATGCGTTAGAAAAAGGAGCAGTTGTTCGCTGCGGGGGAGTAGTTGAAAAATTAAATGGTGGTTTGTGGTGTCATCCCACAGTGCTAACCCAAGTCAATCACGGCATGAAAATAATGACCGAAGAAACTTTTGGCCCCATCATGCCAGTTATGCAATTTTCTCATATTGAAGAAGCAATTAATTTATCCAATGATACTATTTATGGATTAAGCGCTGCTGTTTTTGCTGGTTCCTCAGAGGAAGCGATCGAAGTAGCGCGACATCTAGATGCTGGAGCAATTAGTATCAATGATGCCGGATTAACGGCGCTGGTACATGAAGGAGAGAAAAATTCATTTAAATTTTCTGGTTTGGGAGGTTCTCGCATGGGTGCTGCTGCAATTAAACGCTTTATGCGGAAAAAAGCATTTTTGATCAAAACTCAACCTATTTCCGATCCTTGGTGGTTTAAAACTTGA
- a CDS encoding oxaloacetate decarboxylase — MSSSQQLRQLIDRPQILTVPGVYDCLGAKLAEQIGFEVVATSGFGIAASTLGLPDYGFVTATEMLYSVGRIAQSINIPLIADMDTGYGNALNVMRTIKDAVQLGVAGVLLEDQEWPKKCGHFEGKRVIPMTEQIGKIKAAVQARGDSGLVIIARTDARGPLGLEEAFRRGKAYIEAGADMLFVEAPQSVEELQSIASTFPNVPLVANIVEGGKTPELSAAQLQQMGFKIAFFPVTGLLAATHAMTACLRQLKTEGTTANFSNLVSFPEFQQLIGIPKYRQLEQQFGAPE; from the coding sequence ATGTCTTCTAGCCAACAACTGCGACAATTGATCGATCGTCCTCAAATTCTCACCGTTCCTGGCGTTTACGACTGCTTGGGAGCCAAACTAGCAGAACAAATAGGTTTTGAAGTAGTCGCTACCAGTGGTTTTGGTATTGCCGCTTCCACCCTTGGTTTGCCAGATTATGGCTTTGTCACCGCTACGGAAATGCTCTACAGTGTAGGAAGAATTGCCCAGTCAATTAATATTCCCCTAATTGCAGATATGGATACTGGTTATGGTAACGCCTTAAACGTAATGCGAACCATCAAAGATGCCGTACAATTAGGAGTGGCAGGGGTACTTTTAGAAGACCAAGAATGGCCAAAAAAATGCGGTCATTTTGAGGGCAAACGAGTTATTCCCATGACAGAACAAATCGGGAAAATTAAAGCAGCAGTACAAGCGCGAGGTGATAGCGGTTTAGTAATTATTGCACGTACCGATGCCCGTGGGCCATTGGGTTTAGAAGAAGCATTTCGACGCGGCAAAGCTTATATCGAAGCTGGTGCAGATATGTTATTCGTAGAAGCACCACAATCAGTAGAGGAATTGCAAAGTATAGCCTCTACTTTCCCCAACGTGCCGTTAGTTGCCAATATCGTAGAAGGTGGCAAAACACCCGAACTTTCTGCCGCTCAATTACAACAAATGGGTTTTAAAATAGCTTTTTTTCCCGTCACGGGATTGTTGGCAGCAACTCACGCTATGACTGCTTGTTTGCGTCAATTGAAAACTGAAGGAACGACAGCTAATTTTTCTAATTTGGTTTCTTTCCCAGAATTCCAACAACTAATTGGTATTCCCAAATATCGTCAATTAGAACAGCAATTTGGAGCACCAGAGTAA
- a CDS encoding VOC family protein: MQNYHSIQGIYEVCIGCQDPTQLTQYWQQFGYQIAQTGELTAEDANKLYGVNSSLKSIRFSHQNADHGLVRLMVWENPVNDGLQMSSMKVKGSRWTTTLTADILNILNHVEEAIKAGLPIKYTYPHWEIIYNKERKVRPFLDTPVGVREMMLMQPLTRQVFFQRFNYTLPDYGQINQNATFQTSQITHMGMVIQDDSKETLRFYEETLGLLRARDDVETTYESSEASRQIFDLQPNERFLVTAFDDPRSSKTDLQAARSGRLYIIRFPENIKLENSLEKSQPGCLGMSLYTYRVAEIEEYFHRIKASAVSKFSEIELNEFGEKSFSFVAPDGYFWTLIS; the protein is encoded by the coding sequence ATGCAAAATTATCATTCAATCCAGGGAATCTACGAAGTATGTATCGGTTGCCAAGACCCCACACAGTTAACTCAATATTGGCAGCAATTTGGCTATCAAATCGCTCAAACTGGTGAATTAACCGCCGAAGATGCCAACAAATTATACGGAGTGAATTCTTCCCTCAAATCCATTCGCTTTTCCCATCAAAATGCCGACCACGGTTTGGTGCGTTTAATGGTTTGGGAAAACCCTGTAAATGATGGCTTACAAATGTCATCAATGAAAGTAAAAGGAAGCCGTTGGACGACCACATTAACTGCCGACATATTGAATATTCTCAATCATGTAGAAGAAGCAATCAAAGCAGGCTTACCAATTAAATATACTTATCCTCACTGGGAGATTATCTACAACAAAGAAAGAAAAGTACGTCCGTTCCTAGACACACCTGTTGGGGTACGAGAAATGATGCTGATGCAACCCTTAACCCGACAGGTTTTCTTTCAACGTTTTAATTATACTCTGCCCGATTACGGTCAAATTAATCAAAACGCTACTTTCCAAACCAGCCAAATTACCCACATGGGTATGGTGATTCAAGATGATAGCAAAGAAACTCTCCGATTTTATGAAGAAACATTAGGCTTGCTGCGAGCAAGGGATGACGTAGAAACTACTTACGAATCTTCCGAAGCATCGCGACAAATTTTCGACTTGCAACCTAACGAACGGTTTTTAGTAACAGCTTTTGACGACCCTCGTTCTTCAAAAACTGACTTACAAGCAGCACGTTCCGGCAGACTTTATATTATTCGATTTCCTGAAAATATCAAATTAGAAAACTCTTTGGAAAAATCGCAACCTGGTTGCTTAGGTATGTCATTGTATACCTATCGAGTGGCTGAAATAGAAGAATATTTTCACCGAATCAAAGCAAGTGCAGTATCCAAATTTTCCGAGATCGAATTAAACGAATTTGGTGAAAAAAGCTTTTCATTCGTCGCACCCGATGGTTACTTCTGGACGTTGATTTCATAG
- a CDS encoding nitrilase-related carbon-nitrogen hydrolase, producing MFDAGKSGEFTTVLLSFENDTQILPIWLGDRIPRKLHYFQLDGGNMEAETNSIESFRALALQVTCHAVNQATNRQEARAIVQESIHRLERQIAASIAFIGFDCKLILLPEYFLTGFPMGESLDVWAEKACLEMAGAEYEALGKIAQTNGIFLSGNAYEIDHNFPGLYFQTSFVIDPSGSIVLRYRRLNSMFAPTPHDVWDKYLECYGLEGVFPVAKTALGNLAAIASEEILYPEVARCLAMRGAEIFLHSTSEVYDKERSPKEAAKICRAVENMAYVISANTAGIANIAIPQSSTDGGSKIIDYRGLILTEAGTGESMAAFAEIDLAALRRYRRRPGLNNLLSRQRFEVYAESYSHFHFYPANTLADETADRKHFIQTQQKTIERLASLGII from the coding sequence ATGTTCGATGCTGGGAAATCAGGGGAATTTACCACGGTTTTACTGAGTTTTGAGAATGACACGCAGATTTTACCGATCTGGCTTGGCGATCGCATACCTCGCAAGTTACATTATTTCCAACTAGATGGGGGAAACATGGAAGCCGAAACTAATAGTATAGAATCATTCAGAGCTTTGGCTCTCCAAGTTACCTGCCATGCAGTTAACCAAGCAACTAATCGTCAAGAAGCGCGTGCAATCGTACAAGAATCCATTCATCGCTTAGAACGACAAATTGCGGCTAGTATTGCCTTTATTGGATTTGACTGCAAACTAATCCTATTGCCTGAATATTTTCTCACAGGCTTTCCAATGGGAGAATCGTTGGATGTTTGGGCAGAAAAAGCTTGTTTGGAAATGGCTGGTGCTGAATATGAAGCACTCGGTAAAATTGCTCAAACCAACGGTATATTTTTATCTGGAAATGCTTACGAAATCGACCATAATTTTCCGGGTTTATATTTCCAAACTAGTTTTGTCATCGATCCATCTGGCTCGATCGTACTGCGTTATCGCCGCTTGAATTCCATGTTTGCTCCCACTCCCCATGATGTGTGGGATAAGTACCTTGAGTGCTATGGTTTAGAAGGAGTTTTTCCCGTTGCCAAAACTGCTCTAGGCAATTTAGCTGCGATCGCATCAGAAGAAATTTTATATCCTGAAGTAGCACGCTGTTTGGCAATGCGGGGGGCGGAAATTTTCCTACACTCCACCTCAGAAGTATACGATAAAGAGCGATCGCCCAAAGAAGCAGCCAAAATTTGTCGTGCAGTTGAAAATATGGCTTATGTAATTTCTGCCAACACAGCAGGGATTGCTAATATTGCTATTCCCCAATCTTCAACCGATGGAGGTTCTAAAATAATTGATTATCGGGGATTGATTTTAACGGAAGCTGGAACGGGAGAAAGTATGGCTGCATTTGCTGAAATCGATCTGGCTGCTTTGCGAAGATATCGCCGTCGTCCCGGATTAAATAATCTGTTATCTCGCCAAAGATTTGAAGTATATGCTGAAAGTTATTCCCATTTTCATTTCTATCCAGCTAACACTTTAGCAGACGAAACCGCAGACCGAAAACACTTTATCCAAACTCAACAGAAAACAATCGAACGTTTAGCTTCTTTAGGAATAATTTAA
- a CDS encoding NmrA/HSCARG family protein translates to MVNSPDFPASNIGKVLLIGVTGGTGGNAVKGFLEQGVPNLRAITRKIDLNRPSLAKINDVGVELVEANLDDENSLTAAFSGISHVYCHGTSKDAAKPDPQEIERAKLLAKVAKNAGIEHFVYNSAGGADRNSGIGHIEQKYQVEQILKQANLPTTMLRACLFMEEFWKKYTRPSILKGSFTFSIPPDRPLHLITTKDMGRVAAYVMKYPSKYIGKEIELAGDVLTPKQMAAEFSQVQGISVKHKEAPAWIFLLFGRKELFDLIQWYRNKGYQADVKQLREEFPGILTTFSDFLQETNWANLELDYTSL, encoded by the coding sequence GTGGTAAATTCCCCTGATTTCCCAGCATCGAACATTGGTAAAGTACTACTGATTGGAGTTACTGGTGGAACAGGTGGAAATGCTGTCAAGGGATTTCTCGAACAGGGAGTCCCCAACCTGCGGGCGATTACCAGAAAAATTGACCTTAACCGTCCTTCTTTAGCCAAAATAAATGATGTGGGAGTTGAGCTTGTAGAAGCTAACTTAGATGATGAAAACTCCCTCACCGCAGCATTTTCAGGCATTTCTCACGTTTATTGTCATGGCACTTCTAAAGATGCTGCCAAACCAGATCCGCAAGAAATCGAGAGAGCAAAACTGTTAGCAAAAGTAGCTAAAAATGCAGGCATTGAGCATTTTGTTTATAATTCGGCTGGGGGGGCCGATCGCAATTCGGGAATCGGACATATCGAACAAAAATATCAGGTAGAACAGATTTTAAAACAAGCTAATTTACCAACAACTATGTTGCGAGCTTGTTTGTTTATGGAAGAATTTTGGAAAAAATATACTCGCCCATCCATTTTGAAAGGTAGTTTTACATTTTCTATTCCGCCAGATCGACCACTTCATTTAATTACAACTAAAGATATGGGTAGGGTGGCAGCTTATGTAATGAAATATCCATCTAAGTATATTGGCAAAGAAATTGAGCTAGCTGGCGATGTGCTAACTCCCAAACAAATGGCGGCAGAATTTTCTCAAGTGCAAGGTATATCAGTCAAGCATAAAGAAGCACCTGCTTGGATATTTTTGCTGTTTGGCAGAAAAGAATTATTTGATTTGATTCAATGGTATCGCAACAAAGGATATCAAGCAGATGTGAAGCAGTTGAGAGAAGAGTTTCCGGGAATTTTAACTACATTTAGTGATTTTTTGCAGGAAACTAATTGGGCGAATCTGGAACTTGATTACACTTCGCTATAA
- a CDS encoding DUF1838 domain-containing protein, whose translation MINETKEFDTRQWVKVRSSLDGSQTFLVWTGSIYSFVPNEKKKRLFNIVGMSVSRCIENDDRTWDFTSRELTYYLDPNSNEILHQWENPWTGETVTVIHVANNPVEGHFKGNFPAQVNGDITTFVFDLFPTYPNPLAENPKFSEYSPQPTYQAAELFKLTVPTEDLLNPEVLTVSKMLISWDRIGPWLPWMKMGDRSGNLIYSASGQKVKSFNDLPQLLQDEINTRVPLYKNAAKAPLDSDMTSWVYFQKYFDAYLAGERFPIPESEE comes from the coding sequence ATGATTAATGAAACGAAAGAATTTGATACTAGGCAATGGGTGAAAGTACGGAGTTCCTTAGATGGCAGTCAAACGTTTCTCGTTTGGACTGGTTCTATTTACTCTTTTGTACCGAATGAAAAGAAAAAGCGCTTATTTAATATTGTCGGAATGAGCGTTAGTAGATGTATTGAAAATGACGATCGTACTTGGGATTTTACATCTAGAGAATTAACTTATTATCTCGATCCCAACAGTAATGAAATATTGCATCAATGGGAAAACCCTTGGACGGGTGAAACAGTCACGGTTATTCATGTTGCTAATAATCCCGTTGAAGGTCATTTTAAAGGTAATTTTCCAGCGCAAGTGAACGGGGATATCACTACATTTGTGTTTGATTTATTCCCCACTTATCCAAACCCTCTAGCGGAAAATCCAAAATTTAGCGAATACAGTCCGCAACCAACTTATCAAGCCGCCGAATTATTTAAATTAACTGTTCCCACTGAAGATTTACTAAATCCAGAAGTTCTGACTGTTTCTAAAATGTTGATTAGTTGGGATAGAATTGGCCCTTGGCTGCCTTGGATGAAAATGGGCGATCGATCGGGTAATTTGATCTACAGTGCTAGCGGTCAAAAAGTGAAAAGTTTTAATGATTTACCCCAATTACTTCAAGATGAAATTAATACTCGCGTTCCTTTGTATAAGAATGCCGCTAAAGCTCCTTTAGACAGCGATATGACATCTTGGGTTTACTTTCAGAAATACTTTGATGCTTATCTGGCGGGAGAAAGATTTCCCATACCAGAATCAGAGGAATAA